Within Campylobacter jejuni, the genomic segment ACAAAATTTGGAGAAAAAATTGTCCATGATGGCGTAAGTTTTGAAATCAAAAAAAATGAAATTTTTGGTATTTTAGGAGGTAGTGGAAGTGGAAAATCCGTCCTTTTAAAACAAATGCTTATGCTTGAACATTTTGATGGTGGAGAATATGAAATTTTAGGCTATAAACTTAAAAATATCAACGAAGAAGATGCACTTGCTTTGCGTAAAAAATGGGGTGTGGTTTTTCAGTTTGCTGCACTTTTTAGCTTTTTTAATGTTTATGAAAATATCGCCATTCCTTTAAAAGAATACACTCATTTAGATGAAAATAGCATACAAGAACTGGTTTTAATGAAGCTAAAAATGGTAGGCTTAAACGAAAGTGTTTTAAAACAATTTCCAAGTGAACTTAGTGGCGGTATGCAAAAAAGAGTGGCAATTGCTAGAGCTTTAGCACTTGATAGTAAATTGCTTTTTTTAGATGAACCTACTTCAGGACTTGACCCTCATAGTAGTCGTGAATTTGACGATTTGGTTTTAGAGTTAAAAAAAAGTTTTGATTTAAATATCATTTTGGTTACACATGATAAAGAAAGTATGAAAAATTTACTCGATCGTTTTATCATTTTAGAAAATAAAAAAGTTGGATTTTGCGGCACTTATGAAGAATTACGCCTGCAAAATGAACGACTTTTTAAAAGATTTATGGAGTAAAAGTGGAAAATAGAGCAAATTATTTTTTTGTAGGACTTTTTGTTTTTGGAGTATTTTTTGCAAGCCTTGGTTTCATACTTTGGCTTGGTGGATACTCTAAAGAAGAAAGTTTTAAGTATTATGAAATTCACACACAAGAATCCGTTGCAGGACTTGGCATAAAAGCACCCGTAAGGCTTTTGGGCGTGGAAGTAGGTAGCGTAGAAGAAATCAGCATTTACAATCAAGATGAACTCGGCGTTAACATACGCATCAAGGTCAAAAATAACACCCCTATAAAAGAAGATACTTTTGCTACTTTGCAACTTCAAGGTATCACAGGACTTAAATTTGTCCAACTTCAAGGCGGAAGTAAAAATAGCAAAGATTTAGTATCTATACAGGGAAAACTTCCAGTCATTCCTTTTAAAGAAAGTTTTTTAGCAACTATAGATAGACAAAGTGAACATATTTTTTCTTTAGTTAAAACGGCCGATGATAAATCAAAAGAACTTTTAAGCGAAAAAAATCTTAAAAATCTAGAAATCCTTTTGCAAAATCTAGCAGAATTAAGTGCAAATTTAAACGCTAATTCTAAAAATTTAAGCCTTAATCTTTCAAACGCAAGTTTAAAAATAGGAAAAATGGCTGATAATATAAGCCTTAGTGCGCAAAATTTCAACTCCAGTCTTAAAGACATAAAAGAAAGTACGATGATTTTAAAAAATTTCATAAAAAAAGCTGATGAAAAATTAAACACTTATGATGATATTAAAGCATCTTTGATGCAAAATTTAGAGCTTTTTAAACGAGTTTTAATTGAAAGCAATATTCTAATAGAAAATTTACAAAACAGCCCTGCTGATTTGATTTTTAAAGAAACCAAACCTAAACTAGGACCAGGAGAAAAATAATGCTAAAGCAATTATTCTGTATTTTGACTTTTATTTTTATGTTATGCGGATGCTCTTTAAGACACGAAACCATCAACAAAAATGAAAATATCATATTAAAAGATGAAGGAATAGATTCAAATATTTTTTTTAAAAAAACCGGTAAAATTCTTAAAATTCGCAATGCAAATGCACCTTTGTATTTAAACTCGCGAGCTATTGTTTATATAGATAATGGTTTTAGCAACAAATACGCACATTATTTCTGGGGAGATTTACCAAGCAATCTTTATTCTTTTTTAATTTTGTCAAAATTTGAACAAAGCAATATTTTTACAACCCTACTTTCTTCAACAAGCTCTTTAAGTGCGGATTATGCTCTTGAAAGCAGGATTAACTCTTTTGAGCAAATTCTTAATAACAATGAAAACTACGCTCAAATTTCTATAAGCGTAAATTTCATAAATCTTGAAAACAATCAAATAATAGCTCATAAAATTTTCAATACTAAAGAAAAAATAGAAAAAAAAGACATCCACTCTACTTATAATGCTTTTCAAAAAGCCTTGAATAAAATTGGCAATGAGATTGTTTTTTGGGTAAATTCTAACTTATCCTAATTTAGGAACACTTTTTGCTTTTTAAATATTTAGCAATATTTTTGAAAGGTAAACAATGAAAAGTGATTTAGATATATTTAAAAAACACTTAGGTGAAATTCAAGGCGTGAATGAATTTAAAGCAAATCAAATTTGCTCTCAAATCAATGATGCAAATGATTTTATAGGAGCGCTTCAAGTGCTTGATATGTCTTTAAAAAAAATAGAAAAAAGCATTCTAGAAAGAATAGATGAAAATTCAGATGATATGCAAAAAAGAACTCTTGATGCCACAGCATCACAACTTATACAAAACTGCTCTTTCATGGGAACAGCTCTTTTTGGAAATATTTTCAATGTTTATGTTGGTAAAAAACTTTTTGAATTTGAAATTGCTAATCCACTTTTAATTCTTCAAACAAGTAATTACGAAGGTGTATTGGCCTATATACAAGATAAAAGAGATGAAATAAAAATCATTCTATCAGAGTTAGCAACCGCAATCACCATGGGCGAAACTATAGATAATACTGGAATTTATAACTCTACAATGGATTTTAAAAATTTATTTAAATAAGAAATAGTAATCGTTTGTTCTCTTTAAGCAAATATAATATATTTTAGCTTAAAGAGATTTTCCAAACTCTTAAAAGAGAGTTAGGCTACGAATAAAAAGGGGAGGGAAATAGCCTAACCCAAAAGAGATCTTAAAAGATCTCTTTAAACCAAAATAAATATTTAGATAATTTAACAATTTTTATTAAATTATATAAACCATATTTATGTTTTAGTTTAATACGATGTGACATTTTATTCTAAAAACACTTAATCTGCTATAAAAATATCATTTAGTAACTTAAATTATTAAAGAATATTACTACAATATTATTTAAAAAATTTTAAATTTTTAGGATTTTAAGAAAAAAATATTATTTTTATAATTTAATATCATATCATAGAAAGAATTTCAGCACGCCCATTAATCACGGCAACACAATGTTCATAATGAGCCGCATTCAGCCCATCAATACTTCCAGCATCCCATTTTCCATTATAATGCTTTGGTGTTCCATCTTTTTGGCATATCATAGGCTCTATGCAAAACACCATTCCATTTTTAATTTTAGGGCCACTTTTTGCACTCGCACCTTTTTCTAAATAGTTTAAAATTTCAGGCTCTCCATGGGGCTTTCGTCCTATACCATGCCCGCAATATCCACGAAGCGGGACAAAACCTCTTGCATGGATAAATTCGCCTAAAGCAGCTGAAAGTTCCTTAAAACGCATTCCATCATGAATAATATCTATAGCATGATATAACGCATCTTTAGCACAAGAGATTAAAGCTTTATCAGTGGGTGAAACTTCTCCTATAGCAATAGTTCTTGCTGCATCCCCATAATACCCATCAATCAAACTTCCCACATCAAGACCTAAAATATCACCCTCTTTGATAATTTTATCATCTGGAATTCCATGGATACAAACTTGATTTAAAGATGTGCAAATGGCACCTGGAAAACCATAAAGTCCCTTAAATGATGGCTTGGCACCAAGGCTTAAAATATAATCTTCTGCCATTTTATCAATTTGTTTTAAGCTCATTCCTATTTTAATTTCATTCTCTAAAAAATTTAAAGTTTTTGCTACAATTTGATTTGCTATTCTTAATTTTTCTATTTCATCTGGTTTTTTCAATTCTATCATTTTATTTCCTTATAAATTTAGCCAAATTTTAGCAGTATTTTTTAAAGATTCAACATCGCTTGAAGCATAAAAATGTAATTTTGCTTTATGATTTTTCAAATCTATATTTTCTCTTTCTTTAAGAAATTCAACTATGGCATCTCCTGAATGAATTAATTTTGTTTTATCGCCAAAATACTTACTTAAAGAACGACCTAGTAAAGGGAAATGAGTGCAAGCGAGTATCAAAGCATCTGGAGTTGTGATATTTTTAAAATAATACTCCATAGCACTTTGCAAAAAATCTCCTTCAAAAATACCTTCTTCAACCATAGGCACAAAAAGCCCTGTAGCTAAAGCATTTATATTTGTATATCCTTGAGATAACAAACGCTTTTGGTATTCTTCGGATTTAATGGTTGCTTTTGTCGCAATGACTAAAATTTCTTTATTTTTATCATGCAAAGCTTTTATCGTTGCTTCAACCCCTGCATCAATTACACCATATACTGGAAAATGTGCTTTTGTCCTTAAAGCATCTAAAGCATAAGCACTAGCGGTATTACATGCAATGATAAGCATATCAATTTGAAATTGTTCAAAAAATTCCAATGCTTCAAGACAGAACTTTATAATAGTATCTTTATCTTTTACTCCATAAGGAACTCTTGCGGTATCTCCATAATAGATAATTTCATCAAAAAGTCTAGCTTCATAAAGAGATTTTAAAACGCTAAGCCCCCCTACCCCGCTATCAAATACACCTATTTTCACTTTAATACCTTCTTGCTCCTATATAACGAGCCTTCCAATAAGAACTATTTAGCTCGACTTCTTTTACTCCACCTTTAGTAGATAAATGTATAAATTTTCCCTTGCTCATATAAATACCAACATGCATACCATTTGGCCCTCTACCTGTCTTAAAAAATACCAAATCTCCTGTTTGCAATTTTGATTTAGAAACTTTTCTCCCAGAACCTAATTGAGTTTTTGTGGTGCGAGGTATGCGTATATTAAGCTGAGCTAATGCACTCTGTGTAAATCCTGAACAATCAGCACCTTTTTTAGTAGTTCCACCTAAAACATAAGGAGTTTTTTTCCATTCATGTGCTATAGTCTTAAGTTTTGTTTCTTTATTTGTATTATAAATTGGACGAGTATAGTTTAAATTCTGATAAAAACTACATCCGCTTATAAAGAATATAATCGTGATGATGAAAAAAATATGCCTCATCAATCCCCTTAAGATCGAGCAGCAAAGAATTTAAGATAAATAAAACCCCAAATCCCAGAACAAAATGAAGCTATGAGAATAGCTAAATTATCTGCATAATTAAAAATATCGCTAACTTCATACGCCAAGCCATCGATAAACAAACTCATTGTAAAACCAATACCTGTAAGTATACAAACCCCATAAAGTTGTTTCAAATTTGAACCTTGGGGCAAGGCTGCAAATTTAAAGCGAATTGCCAAATAAGAAAACAAAAATACACCCACTTGTTTACCCACAAAAAGCCCCAAGAAAATACCTATACTTACACCTGAAAAAATTGCTCCTATATCGATATTGGATAAATTTACCCCAGCGTTAGCAAAAGCAAATAAAGGCAAGATAACAAAAGCGAGCCAAAATTTTAGACTTTCATAGATTTCTTCTAAAAATGCTTCTCCATTTTTAGTTTGCATCGGTATAAAAAATGCTGTTATAATTCCAGCTAAAGTTGCATGCACACCACTTTTTAAAACACTAATCCAAAGAATAACTGAGCAAATAAAATAAAAAGACTTTCTTGTTATTCCTAAAATATTTAAAACAAGCATTGCCAAAATAGCAATTCCTGCAACGACAAAAGCAGCTATTGATAATTTTGTCGTATAAAAAATAGCTATAATTAAAATAGCACCCACATCATCAAAAATAGCCAAAGAAAGTAAGAAAATTTTTAAACTTGATGGAATATGCTTGCCACACATCATTAAAATCGCTAAGGCAAACGCTGTATCTGTAGCTGTAGGTATAGCCCAACCTTTTAAAGTATAAGCATCTCCTATATTTACCAAAGCAAACAACATCGCAGGTATAAGTATACCCCCTAAAGCAGCCATAAAAGGTAAAACAATATTTTTAGGATTTTTAAAATCCCCATGCAAAAATTCCTTCTTAAGCTCAAGCCCTATAGCAAAGAAAAATATAGATATAAGCCCATCATTTATCCAAAGTAAAAAAGGCTTGTTAAGCTCAAATTCACCTACACTAAATCCGACTTTTAAATTTAGAAATTCTCGATAATGTTCGCTAAAAGACCCGTTTTGCACAAGCAAAGCAAGCAAAGTACAAACTATAAGTAAAACACCACCAAAAGCCTCGTTTAAAACTAAAGTTTTTAATTTATGTACTATATTATTCATTTAACAATCTTAAGATAAATAAAACCAACAATGGCACTTAAAAAACTTGCTATTAAAATAGCAAGTTTATCCGCATGTTCAAAAATATCACTATTTTTATAAGCCAAACCATCAATAAACAAACTCATCGTAAAACCAATGCCTGTTAAAATACATATACCATAAAATTTTCCATATTTAATATTTTCAGGTAGTTTTGCAAGCTTAAGTTTGATAGCAATAAAACAAAAAGTAAAAACACCTAGTTGCTTTCCTAAAAATAATCCTAGAATAATTCCAAGGCTTACAGGCGAAAATACCGAACCAAGATGCATATCTCTGATATCAATCCCAGCATTAGCAAAAGCAAATAAAGGCAAGATAAAATAAACCACCCAAGGATTTAAATCCTTAAGAACTTCATGCAAATAAGGTTTTTTATTTTTTGTATCAAGCGGTATAAATAAAGAAATAATCACACCAGCCAAAGTCGCATGTACTCCACTTTTAAGCATAGCTATCCACAATACAACACCTACTAACACATACAAAGAAAGATGGGTGATGTGATAATAATTTAACAAAAGCAGAGCAAATATACAAAACAAACAAATAATAATCGCCAAAGCTGAAAGCTGATCTGTATAAAATAAAGCAATAATAACAATAGCACCCAAATCATCAAAAATAGCTAAAGAAAGTAAAAAAAGCTTTAAACTTGTAGGAATTTTATTTCCTAAAAGCATCAAAATACCCACTGCAAAAGCTATATCGGTTGCTGTAGGTATTGCCCAACCTTTCATAGCAAAATCATGGGAATAATTAATAGCAGCAAAAATTAAAGCAGGAGTAATCATACCCCCCAAAGCTCCAAATATAGGTAAAGATACAGCTCTTATATTTTTAAGCTGTCCGCGTAAAATTTCATATTTTAACTCAAGCCCTATACATAGAAAAAATATAGCTATCAAACCATCATTTATCCATAAATCCAACGATTTTGAAATTTGAAAATGATCAAATCCTACTGTAAAATTAGCATGAAAAAAATCTGTATAAATAACACTTAAGGAAGAATTTTTACATAATAAGGCTAAAAATGTAAAAAATATAAGCAAAATACCAGGGAAAGTTTCACTTAAAACCATCTTCTTTATCATTTGCATCCTTGCTCCTAAATAAATATTATAAAAAATTTAATACGATAAATAAAATGGCAAAATTATAACGAAAAAATACTAAAGAAATAATTATTTAAAAAAACAAGCCCAAGATACCAAAAAGTTCTTAAGCTTGTTCTTAAGATATTTAAGCGTAAATATCCAAACCACTAGAGCTAGAAACTTGTGGAGCGGAGGCTTGAGAGACACCTTCCATACCTTCGATGAGTTCATTCATCAATGCCTCGTTTGTGTCCATAGATTTTTTCAAAACTGAAGTATTAACAGCAGTCATTAAATTAGCATTACCCATAGAAACATCTGAAACCATATCATCCTCCTTTTAGATTGAGTCTTAAGACTTTATTTAAATCGGATGATATTTTTAAAACTTAATATTTTTTACTAAACTTTTTAAAATTTTTCAAGGAAGCCAATATCTGAAATTAAAAATCATAAATTTTTAAGATAAAATCCTATTTTAAAAATTTTTACACTATGAAACAATAAGCAAAATATAAATGGTTGATACTTTTAGAAGCAAATGAAATAGATAAAATTTTACTTCAATAAATTTAAGTTTTATCTTATTTATACGATTTATAATATAATCTAAAAATTACAACTTAAAGAAAAAAATAAAAAATATCTTAAGTTTAGTAAACATTGCAAACTAAGAGGTTAATGAAATGATACTGATGACACCTTGTGGCGTTATAGATACCACAAATTTTGGCAAAAGTGAAGTAAATAGGCAAACTATAAACTTTTCTTTAAAATTTCAAGAAAAAAAGAAAAAGTAGAAGCTAAAGCTGAGAAAGAAGCAAATAAAGACAATAGCGATTCTACAAACATAGATATCAATAAAAAAGATAAACTTTTGGATATATCTGCTTAATCTAAAATATGCTATAACCATCTCCTTGAAGAATACACAATAAATGATTTTTTGATTTTTATTAAGCTTTTAAAACATCAAAAAAGGAAAAATTAAAAATACAAAAACAATATCCCAAAGTGCATAGCTTAAAAGAAAGCCTTGCGATACTTAAAAACAACCCATATTAAATCACAAAAATAAGATATATTTAAAAATTTATTAAAATATATCTTAAATATAATTAATAAAAAATATTATCGATACAAAAGCTTATTTTTTAGTTCTATTTAAGATTTTTAATATTATACTAGCCATTATTTATTTTGATAATAAATATTATTTTTATCAAAAACCAAGGATAATGATAATGAAAATTTTTAAAATTATATTTTTAATTATAAGTATTTCTTTATCAAGCTCAGCTTTTGCTAGAGTAGATGATTATATTAATGAAGCAAATCTTATCAAAGACATGCTAAAACAAAGCATAGAAACTTACAAAAAGGGTGATAATCTAGGTGCTAAAAAGCTTAGCGAAGATGCGTATTTTCAACATTTTGAAAATATGGAAGGCCCTATAGGAAGAAACATAGGAAGAAAAGCCATCACCATGGAGCGTAAATTTGTAAATTTGCGTCGTATGTATAAAGATGAAGCTCCTTTGACACAAATTAATGCTTTAATTGATAGTCTTTATTATGATCTTGATGAAGTAGCCCCAATCTTACAAAATGGATATCGTTTAAAAGCAGAAGCAAGCGATACAAACTATGATAAGGCTAAAGCTGAAAAATCAAGCCTAGAAGCCAATGCCAAACGCGAAGCTGATGCAGAAGCTTTAATCGCACAAATGATGGGCGTGGATAAAAAAGATTTAGCACAAAGTTCTTTAACCACCCAAGCTCCTATACCTGCAAACGACGACACAAGCAAACTTACAGATGATAATGCAAGCGCTGATTTACAAGCTGCCGCTGCAATGGACGCAAGATTGCAATTTATACTAGATAATATCTCTACCAAATTTTCACAGGCTGCTAATGCTTTTAAAGAAAAAAACTACCAAGCTAGTAAAGATTTTTTAAATGATGCCTTATTTAGTGATTATCGCAATACCAAAGTAGAAATTTTAGTAAATAAATTTACCAAAGCAGGAAACGATCAAAAAATTCAACAAGCCATACGCACCCTTATACGCCAAATCAACGATGCAAAAATAGATGAAAAAGACTTAAGAGATGACTTAGATAACATAGAAGAACAAATTTTTGATGTTTTCTTGCAAATTCCAAATTCAGAACTTTCAAGTTTGCAAATTTCAGGCTTTAATGATGAAACAAAAGGCAAAGATTATGCCAAAGTTTCTAATGATATCAAACTTGCTTTAGATGGAATTTTAAAAAATTATGATGGCTTTAGTGCTTCTATAGTAGATGATTTACAAGGAATTTATCTAGATATTTTTGAAGCAAGCGGTATGGAAAATAAAATCGGTGCTGTAGATAGCGGCTTAAAACTTAAAATAGAAAGTTTATTTTCCAAAGGTGTGGCACTGATTAAAGCAAGTGCAGATAAAAAAGAGCTTGAATCTACTTTTAATGACTTAGAACAACTCATAGCAAGCAGTGTGGATAAAATTCAAGATTCTACTCCTTATTCGCTGTTTATATGGGCTTTAAGTATTATTTTGCGTGAAGGCTTGGAAGCTTTGATTATCGTTGTAGCCATTGTTTCTTATCTTGTACAAAGTGGCAACAAAAATCGTTTAAATATCGCCTATAGTGCTCTTTTTACAGGAGTGATTTTAAGTTTTGTTACCGCTTTTGGAGTTTCTTGGCTATTCAAAGAAAATGCAGGACAAAGTAGAGAGCTTATAGAGGGTATTGCCATGCTTATAGCCGTATTACTACTCTTTTATGTGGGCTTTTGGCTACTTTCAAACGCACAAAATAAAAAATGGACAAGCTTTATCAAACAAGGTGCTATAGATGCTATATCAAACAATAGTGCAAAAACCCTTTGGATCACCGTATTTTTAGCTGTTTATAGAGAAGGTGCAGAAACTGTGCTTTTTTATCAAGCCTTGCTTTTTGATGCTAAAACAAGCACTGATTTTGGTGCTGTTTTTGGCGGGCTTGGACTTGGAATTTTAATACTTATTGTTTTATATTTTCTTTTAAAAGCAGGAGCCATTCGCATACCTGTAAAACAATTTTTCTATATCACTTCTTACATTATTTTTTACATGGTTTTTGTTTTTACAGGCAAAGGCATAGCTGAACTCATAGAAGGAAAAGTCATTATTCCTAGTCTTATACCTATGAATTTTGAACCGATTTTATGGCTTGGAATTTATCCTTACTATGAAACTTTAATCCCCCAATTTATAGTTTTGACAATGCTAATTATTGGCATTTTGATAACAAAACAAATTTCAAAAAAAGGAGTAAAATCATGATAAAAAAAGTTTTATCAGTAGTTGCTGCAGCTGCGGTTATTAGTACAAATTTATTTGCAGGCGAAGTGCCAATTGGCGATCCAAAAGAACTTAATGGTATGGAAATAGCCGCTGTTTATTTACAACCTATTGAAATGGAGCCAAGAGGTATTGATCTAGCTGCGTCTTTAGCAGATATTCATCTAGAAGCTGACATTCACGCACTTAAAAACAATCCAAATGGTTTTCCAGAAGGTTTTTGGATGCCTTATTTAACTATAGCTTATGAACTTAAAAATACCGACACAGGTGCAATTAAACGCGGAACTTTGATGCCTATGGTGGCTGATGATGGTCCTCACTATGGTGCAAATATTGCTATGGAAAAAGATAAAAAAGGTGGCTTTGGCGTAGGAAATTATGAACTTACTTTTTATATCTCAAATCCAGAAAAACAAGGTTTTGGACGCCATGTTGATGAAGAAACAGGCGTGGGTAAGTGGTTTGAACCTTTTAAAGTAGATTATAAATTCAAATACACAGGCACGCCAAAATGATTTTACACTCGGATTTTCCGAGTGTTTAAATATTTTTATTTTTATTTGAAAAATTAAAATAACAATGTTTAAAGAGTAAATTATGAGTATATATTTTGTGCATTTTCTTATCAGTGTTTTACCACTAAGTATTTTAATGGCCTTTATCGCTTCTGATAAAAAATATATTTTTAAAAGTTTTTTAGTAGTTTTTTTGGGCTTTTTATTTGGATATTTTGCTTTTTTTATCGCAGCACAATTTTTAAAAACCGAAAATTTAATCTTTAATTTTGATTTTGTTTTTATAGGTTTATTGCTAGTAAGCTTTATATTTTATTTTTGGAAAAAAATTGAAATTTTAAATTTTATTTTATTGGGAATTTTAAGTTTTTGCACCGCTTTGCATTATTATTTTTTAAGTCAAGATTTCCCTATTTTTACTAGCTCTTTAATCGATAGCGAAGGTATAAGTTCTTTAGGTTTTATTGCTTTAGCCTTGCTTGTTTGTATTTTGATTTTCTTCTTTTTAAAATGGCAAAAAAATTTTAATCAAAAAACAAGCTTTATGCTGTTTTTACTGCTTATCCTTATAGAAAGCGATAAAGCTCTAGCCAATATCTTGCTTACTTTAATGCGAAATTCCATCATAGAAACTCATACTTTTTTGGTGAGTTTTGTAGGAAAAAGTAATTATTTTGGCGTTTTTGGAATTTATATTTATTTAATTTTCATCGCTTTTTTAGCATTCTTAAGCTTAAAAATTCGCAAAAAAAATATAAACAAAAAACAAATTTTAGATATAAATTATCGCAAAAACGAAGCTAAAACAAGTCTTATTAATCGTTATTTTTCCAGCGTTTTTATCTCCTGTGTTATAAGTTTTTGCATTATTTTATACTTTTTTATGGTAAGCTCTAAGCCTTTAATCATAGATGAGCCTAAAGAAATTTTACCCGATAAGAATGGCAAATTTATCTTTGATATAGCTCTTTTAAGGGACAACAAACTCCACCGCTTTGCTTATATCAGTGCTGAAGGCAAAGTGATAAGGTTTTTTCTTATCAACAAAAGAGAAGATAGGGATTCCCCTGTAGCTGTTTTTGATGCTTGTATGATTTGTGGAGATATGGGCTATATCAAAAAAGATGGACAACTTATTTGCATTTCTTGCAATGTGCGTATTTTCTTGCCTAGTGTAGGCAAAAGCGGAGGTTGCAATCCTATCCCACTCAAATACGAATACGATGGTAAAAAAATCACCATAGATGTTAAAGATGTAATAGCAGGATCTAATTATTTTAGTCAAATCAAAGAAATTGAAGTGCAAGATCCTGTATCAAAAACAAAGGTTATAAACACCCAAGCTCCTTTTTCTTATAGCTATAAAGGGATTACTTATTATTTTTCAAATCAAAACAACTATGAAGAATTTAAAAAAGATCCTACAAAATATGTAGAAGAAAACGAAGCCCAATTTTTAATCCAAAGGAGAAATGATGTTGGCTAAAATGATTTTTAACTCTATATTTAAAAACAAAATTCAAAAATTTTTAGCCTTTCTTACTTGTTTTTTAGCCACGCTTTTGCTCTCTACTATGCTAAATATTACCCTAAGTATAGGCGATGAAGTAACTAAACAACTCAAAAGTTATGGCTCTAATATCCTTGTTTTACCCAAAGGCTCAAGTCTTAGTATAGAAATAGGTAATGAACTTTATGAACCCTTAAAAAACAAAAACTACCTAGAAGAAAAAAATTTATATATGATTAAAGACATTTATTGGCGTAACAACATCACCGCACTTGCTCCTTTTTTAGAAGGTAAAATCACAATTGAAAACTCCCAGCAAAAAGCACTTATTTATGGCACTTATTTTCAAAAAGCCATAAAAATTAAAGATGATGATGATTTTATCACAGGTATAAAAAGTCTTTATCCTTATTTAGCAGTCCAAGGAGAATGGGCAAAAGATGATAGCAATGAAATCATGCTAGGCGAAGACTTTGCTAAAAACAATAAATTAAAATTAGGAGATACTATCAAACTCATAGGAGAAAACAATCAAAGCAAAGAAGCAAAAATCGTAGGTATTTTGCTTCATGCCAATCCTAAAATGTCAAATAAAATCATCGCTCCTTTAAATTTAGCTCAAGATTTACTCAACAAACAAGGACTTTACTCAAGTGCAGAAGTAAGAGCTTTTACCATACCTGAATCAGCCCTTTCTGAAAAAGTGCGTCGCATGGGCGAAGAAAAATTAGATCAATTAGAATATGACAAATGGTATTGCTCAGCCTATGTAGGC encodes:
- a CDS encoding MlaD family protein, yielding MENRANYFFVGLFVFGVFFASLGFILWLGGYSKEESFKYYEIHTQESVAGLGIKAPVRLLGVEVGSVEEISIYNQDELGVNIRIKVKNNTPIKEDTFATLQLQGITGLKFVQLQGGSKNSKDLVSIQGKLPVIPFKESFLATIDRQSEHIFSLVKTADDKSKELLSEKNLKNLEILLQNLAELSANLNANSKNLSLNLSNASLKIGKMADNISLSAQNFNSSLKDIKESTMILKNFIKKADEKLNTYDDIKASLMQNLELFKRVLIESNILIENLQNSPADLIFKETKPKLGPGEK
- a CDS encoding C40 family peptidase translates to MRHIFFIITIIFFISGCSFYQNLNYTRPIYNTNKETKLKTIAHEWKKTPYVLGGTTKKGADCSGFTQSALAQLNIRIPRTTKTQLGSGRKVSKSKLQTGDLVFFKTGRGPNGMHVGIYMSKGKFIHLSTKGGVKEVELNSSYWKARYIGARRY
- a CDS encoding flagellar FLiS export co-chaperone; the protein is MKSDLDIFKKHLGEIQGVNEFKANQICSQINDANDFIGALQVLDMSLKKIEKSILERIDENSDDMQKRTLDATASQLIQNCSFMGTALFGNIFNVYVGKKLFEFEIANPLLILQTSNYEGVLAYIQDKRDEIKIILSELATAITMGETIDNTGIYNSTMDFKNLFK
- the murI gene encoding glutamate racemase; translation: MKIGVFDSGVGGLSVLKSLYEARLFDEIIYYGDTARVPYGVKDKDTIIKFCLEALEFFEQFQIDMLIIACNTASAYALDALRTKAHFPVYGVIDAGVEATIKALHDKNKEILVIATKATIKSEEYQKRLLSQGYTNINALATGLFVPMVEEGIFEGDFLQSAMEYYFKNITTPDALILACTHFPLLGRSLSKYFGDKTKLIHSGDAIVEFLKERENIDLKNHKAKLHFYASSDVESLKNTAKIWLNL
- the map gene encoding type I methionyl aminopeptidase translates to MIELKKPDEIEKLRIANQIVAKTLNFLENEIKIGMSLKQIDKMAEDYILSLGAKPSFKGLYGFPGAICTSLNQVCIHGIPDDKIIKEGDILGLDVGSLIDGYYGDAARTIAIGEVSPTDKALISCAKDALYHAIDIIHDGMRFKELSAALGEFIHARGFVPLRGYCGHGIGRKPHGEPEILNYLEKGASAKSGPKIKNGMVFCIEPMICQKDGTPKHYNGKWDAGSIDGLNAAHYEHCVAVINGRAEILSMI
- the iamA gene encoding ABC transporter ATP-binding protein, whose product is MVVKAQNIITKFGEKIVHDGVSFEIKKNEIFGILGGSGSGKSVLLKQMLMLEHFDGGEYEILGYKLKNINEEDALALRKKWGVVFQFAALFSFFNVYENIAIPLKEYTHLDENSIQELVLMKLKMVGLNESVLKQFPSELSGGMQKRVAIARALALDSKLLFLDEPTSGLDPHSSREFDDLVLELKKSFDLNIILVTHDKESMKNLLDRFIILENKKVGFCGTYEELRLQNERLFKRFME
- a CDS encoding ABC-type transport auxiliary lipoprotein family protein, whose translation is MLKQLFCILTFIFMLCGCSLRHETINKNENIILKDEGIDSNIFFKKTGKILKIRNANAPLYLNSRAIVYIDNGFSNKYAHYFWGDLPSNLYSFLILSKFEQSNIFTTLLSSTSSLSADYALESRINSFEQILNNNENYAQISISVNFINLENNQIIAHKIFNTKEKIEKKDIHSTYNAFQKALNKIGNEIVFWVNSNLS